A portion of the Cyanobium sp. PCC 7001 genome contains these proteins:
- a CDS encoding outer membrane protein assembly factor, with protein MVGSLGLKGVWPLLGVALLAGAPALAQESPAPDPSAESPPADQPAPVEQPDPAEPSEEPSEPADAPAPGSEAFPTPAPEATPDPGAFSAPEESAAPEEPRVQIAEIVVEGLDGHPEQERLELAAYDAMAVRPGTRVTRSELQTDLSAVYATGWFSDVRIQPVDGPLGVRLIVAVVPNPVLRQVSLEPADLKVPEQVVTDTFAPDYEKTLNLNTLQTRMQELQRWYADEGYSLARVTGPSRVSPDGTVELLVREGIVNGVEVQFLDKEGSATNDKGEPIRGKSKPWVVTREISMKPGDVFNRRKLEEDIRRLYGTGLFGDVKVTLRPVPAEPGQVVIVLGMVEQSTGSVSGGVGYSQNQGVFGQIQLQESNLLGRAWSLGTNFSYGQFGGLGDITFTDPWIKGDRFRTSFRTRVFFSREVPQIFQSENTETTFNGKDFDGADFDVVTNSPVNTSGPFSEVRTNFDSVAIQRIGANVQFVRPLNGGDPYKKAPWNLILAFGGQEVTPMNFSGTKYSQAVVGVDNDDRQPVRVPSENVICLAFNCASENQLLSFRVGATYSSLDDPRNPTRGNFFSIGSEQFLSVGNDSPTFNRVRSTFTHYIPVDWLKIYKGCRPKPGETRDCKQALAFQVSGGALIGDEIPPYEAFCLGGGNSVRGYADCDLGVGKVFGEFTAEYRFPLFSIVSGSVFFDAGTTFGTQGDIPGNPGGLLGKKGEGFSPGIGLIVTTPVGPLRLEVATEDFTDNWRFNLGVGWKF; from the coding sequence ATGGTGGGTTCGCTCGGCTTGAAGGGTGTGTGGCCACTGCTGGGCGTAGCTCTCCTGGCCGGCGCTCCTGCTCTGGCGCAGGAGTCCCCTGCTCCCGATCCGTCCGCGGAATCCCCTCCGGCCGATCAGCCTGCCCCTGTGGAGCAGCCTGATCCTGCGGAGCCGTCCGAGGAGCCATCCGAGCCTGCTGATGCCCCCGCGCCGGGCTCTGAAGCCTTCCCCACCCCCGCGCCGGAAGCCACCCCCGACCCCGGCGCCTTCTCTGCTCCGGAGGAATCGGCGGCTCCCGAGGAGCCCAGAGTGCAGATCGCCGAGATCGTGGTCGAGGGACTGGACGGCCATCCCGAGCAGGAACGTCTCGAGCTGGCCGCCTATGACGCCATGGCGGTGCGGCCCGGCACCCGGGTGACCCGCAGCGAGCTGCAGACCGATCTCTCGGCGGTTTACGCCACCGGCTGGTTCTCCGATGTGCGGATCCAGCCCGTGGATGGCCCCCTGGGCGTTCGGCTGATCGTGGCGGTGGTTCCCAACCCGGTGCTCCGCCAGGTGAGCCTCGAGCCGGCGGACCTCAAGGTGCCCGAGCAGGTGGTCACCGATACCTTCGCGCCCGATTACGAGAAGACGCTCAACCTCAACACCCTGCAGACACGCATGCAGGAGCTGCAGCGCTGGTATGCGGACGAGGGCTACTCTCTGGCCCGCGTCACCGGCCCCAGCCGGGTGAGCCCTGACGGCACCGTGGAACTGCTGGTGCGGGAGGGGATCGTCAACGGTGTCGAGGTGCAGTTCCTCGACAAGGAGGGATCCGCCACCAACGACAAGGGCGAGCCGATCCGCGGCAAGAGCAAGCCATGGGTGGTGACCCGGGAGATCTCGATGAAGCCCGGTGATGTCTTCAACCGCCGCAAGCTGGAGGAGGACATCCGCCGCCTCTACGGAACGGGTCTGTTCGGCGATGTCAAGGTGACCCTCCGTCCCGTGCCGGCCGAACCGGGGCAGGTGGTGATCGTGCTCGGCATGGTGGAGCAGTCCACCGGCTCGGTGTCCGGCGGTGTGGGCTACAGCCAGAACCAGGGCGTGTTCGGTCAGATTCAGCTGCAGGAAAGCAACCTGCTCGGCCGTGCCTGGAGCCTGGGCACCAACTTCTCCTACGGCCAGTTCGGTGGCCTGGGTGACATCACCTTCACCGATCCCTGGATCAAGGGGGACCGCTTCCGCACCTCCTTCCGGACCCGCGTGTTCTTCAGCCGGGAGGTGCCCCAGATCTTCCAGAGCGAGAACACCGAGACCACCTTCAACGGCAAGGACTTCGACGGGGCCGACTTCGACGTGGTCACCAACAGTCCGGTGAACACCTCGGGCCCCTTCTCGGAGGTGCGCACCAACTTCGATTCGGTCGCGATTCAGCGCATCGGCGCCAACGTGCAGTTCGTGCGTCCCCTCAATGGCGGCGACCCCTACAAGAAGGCGCCGTGGAACCTCATCCTCGCCTTCGGCGGCCAGGAGGTGACCCCCATGAACTTCTCGGGCACGAAATATTCCCAGGCCGTGGTTGGTGTGGATAACGACGACCGCCAGCCCGTCAGGGTGCCCAGCGAGAACGTGATCTGTCTCGCGTTCAACTGCGCCTCCGAGAACCAGCTGCTCAGCTTCCGGGTGGGGGCCACCTACAGCAGCCTGGACGACCCCCGCAACCCCACCCGCGGCAACTTCTTCAGCATCGGCTCCGAGCAGTTCCTCTCCGTGGGCAACGACTCGCCCACTTTCAACCGGGTGCGCTCGACCTTCACCCACTACATCCCGGTGGACTGGCTGAAGATCTACAAGGGCTGCCGGCCCAAGCCGGGCGAGACGCGCGACTGCAAGCAGGCGCTGGCCTTCCAGGTGTCGGGCGGGGCTCTGATCGGTGACGAGATTCCTCCTTACGAGGCCTTCTGCCTGGGTGGCGGCAACTCCGTGCGCGGCTATGCCGACTGCGATCTGGGCGTGGGCAAGGTCTTCGGGGAATTCACGGCGGAATACCGCTTCCCCCTGTTCAGCATCGTGAGCGGCTCGGTGTTCTTCGATGCCGGCACCACGTTCGGCACCCAGGGCGACATCCCCGGCAATCCGGGTGGTCTGCTGGGCAAGAAGGGCGAGGGCTTCTCCCCGGGGATCGGCCTGATCGTCACCACGCCGGTGGGCCCGCTGCGGCTGGAGGTCGCCACCGAGGATTTCACCGACAACTGGCGCTTCAATCTCGGTGTGGGCTGGAAGTTCTAG
- the purD gene encoding phosphoribosylamine--glycine ligase: MEPEVSRQARHILVVGSGGRENALGWALARSTGVTQVWVTPGNGGTADLPGCLQLAVSDSDPEGLLQVCRELAIDLVVVGPEAPLAAGLADRLRQAGLAVFGPGADGARLEASKQWAKALMQEAGVPTAGFWPADSLSRALAILEEQGRPLVVKADGLAAGKGVTVAETLEEARHAVEEIFAGRFGGGASLVLEERTHGPEVSVFALTDGKRLVLLPPAQDHKRIGEGDTGPNTGGMGAYAPAPLLDEEALDRVRRDVLEPTLRALQSRGIDYRGVLYAGLMLTDAGPSVIEFNCRFGDPECETLMPLLGPELAAVLLACAQGRLDAAPPLSIRQGCSACVIAAAEGYPGTIRQGDVLQGVQPPAPDLQMFHAGTRREADGSCVSSGGRVLAVVAQAEDFDAAFDRVYTGLEQVQFRGMTYRRDIGHQVRTR, from the coding sequence ATGGAGCCAGAGGTCTCACGCCAAGCCCGCCACATCCTCGTGGTGGGCTCCGGTGGCAGGGAAAACGCCCTGGGCTGGGCCCTGGCCCGCAGCACCGGCGTGACCCAGGTGTGGGTGACACCCGGCAACGGCGGCACGGCTGATCTGCCCGGCTGCCTGCAGCTGGCGGTGAGCGACAGCGACCCGGAGGGCCTGCTCCAGGTGTGCCGCGAGCTCGCCATCGATCTGGTGGTGGTGGGACCGGAGGCCCCTCTGGCGGCGGGGCTGGCGGACCGGCTGCGCCAGGCAGGCCTGGCGGTGTTCGGGCCGGGGGCCGATGGGGCCCGCCTCGAGGCCAGCAAGCAGTGGGCCAAGGCCCTGATGCAGGAGGCCGGGGTGCCGACGGCGGGCTTCTGGCCGGCCGACAGCCTCAGCCGGGCCCTCGCGATCCTGGAGGAGCAGGGCCGGCCGCTGGTGGTGAAGGCCGATGGTCTGGCCGCCGGCAAGGGGGTCACGGTGGCGGAGACCCTCGAGGAGGCCCGCCATGCCGTCGAGGAGATCTTCGCCGGCCGCTTCGGGGGCGGCGCCTCCCTGGTGCTGGAGGAGCGCACCCACGGCCCGGAGGTGTCGGTGTTCGCCCTCACCGATGGCAAGCGCCTGGTGCTCCTGCCCCCCGCCCAGGACCACAAGCGCATCGGCGAGGGGGACACCGGGCCGAACACCGGCGGCATGGGGGCCTACGCGCCTGCGCCCCTGCTGGATGAGGAGGCTCTCGATCGCGTGCGGCGGGACGTGCTCGAACCCACCCTGCGGGCCCTGCAGAGCCGTGGCATCGACTACCGCGGCGTGCTGTACGCCGGGCTGATGCTCACCGACGCCGGCCCGAGCGTGATCGAGTTCAACTGCCGCTTCGGCGACCCGGAGTGCGAGACCCTGATGCCGCTGCTCGGTCCGGAACTGGCGGCCGTGCTGCTCGCCTGCGCCCAGGGCCGGCTCGATGCCGCACCCCCGCTCAGCATCCGCCAGGGCTGCAGTGCCTGCGTGATCGCCGCCGCCGAGGGCTATCCCGGCACGATCCGGCAGGGTGACGTGCTCCAGGGGGTGCAGCCCCCCGCCCCGGACCTGCAGATGTTCCACGCCGGTACCCGCCGCGAGGCGGACGGCAGCTGCGTCAGCAGCGGCGGACGGGTGCTGGCGGTGGTGGCCCAGGCCGAGGATTTCGATGCCGCCTTCGATCGGGTCTATACCGGGCTGGAGCAGGTGCAGTTCCGCGGCATGACCTACCGGCGTGACATCGGCCACCAGGTGCGGACGCGATGA
- the kaiC gene encoding circadian clock protein KaiC yields MQQPSSPDTPLMQVQKLPTGIEGFDDVCHGGLPIGRSTLISGTSGTGKTVLSLNFLYNGIRQYKEPGIFVTFEESPLDILRNAASFGWNLQEMLEQDKLFILDASPDPDGQDVAGSFDLSGLIERINYAIRKYKARRVAIDSITAVFQQYDAVSVVRREIFRLIARLKEIGVTTVMTTERIDEYGPVARYGVEEFVSDNVVILRNVLEGERRRRTVEILKLRGTTHMKGEFPFTMGSHGMSVFPLGAMRLTQRSSNIRISSGVPKLDEMCGGGFFKDSIILATGATGTGKTLLVSKFVEDACRSKQRAILFAYEESRAQLLRNATSWGIDFEQMEQDGLLKIICAYPESTGLEDHLQIIKTEISQFKPSRMAIDSLSALARGVSHNAFRQFVIGVTGYAKQEEIAGFFTNTSEEFMGSHSITDSHISTITDTILLLQYVEIRGEMARALNVFKMRGSWHDKGIREFVITGNGPEIKDSFSNFERIISGVPHRVTTDERSELSRIVRGVSDDR; encoded by the coding sequence ATGCAGCAACCCAGTTCCCCCGATACTCCCTTGATGCAGGTGCAGAAACTGCCCACGGGCATCGAGGGCTTTGATGATGTGTGCCACGGGGGGCTTCCGATCGGCCGTTCCACCCTGATCAGTGGCACCTCGGGAACCGGCAAGACGGTGTTGTCGTTGAACTTCCTCTACAACGGCATTCGCCAGTACAAAGAGCCTGGGATCTTCGTGACCTTCGAAGAGTCTCCCCTGGACATCCTCCGCAATGCCGCCAGCTTTGGCTGGAATCTCCAGGAGATGCTGGAGCAGGACAAGCTGTTCATTCTGGATGCCTCTCCCGATCCGGACGGGCAGGATGTGGCCGGGAGCTTTGATCTGTCCGGCTTGATCGAGCGAATCAATTACGCCATCCGCAAGTACAAGGCACGCCGGGTGGCGATCGATTCGATCACGGCCGTCTTTCAGCAGTACGACGCCGTTTCCGTGGTGCGCCGCGAGATCTTCCGGCTGATCGCCAGACTGAAGGAAATCGGCGTCACCACTGTGATGACCACCGAGCGCATTGATGAATACGGGCCTGTTGCGCGCTATGGCGTGGAGGAGTTCGTGTCCGATAATGTTGTGATCCTGCGCAACGTTCTGGAGGGCGAGCGCAGGCGCCGCACGGTGGAAATCCTCAAGCTGCGGGGCACGACCCACATGAAGGGCGAGTTCCCCTTCACGATGGGAAGCCATGGGATGAGTGTGTTCCCCCTGGGAGCCATGCGGCTCACCCAGCGCTCCTCCAACATCCGGATCAGTTCGGGTGTGCCCAAGCTCGACGAGATGTGCGGCGGCGGTTTCTTCAAGGACTCCATCATCCTGGCCACGGGTGCCACCGGCACCGGCAAGACCCTGCTGGTCTCGAAGTTCGTGGAAGACGCCTGTCGCAGCAAGCAGCGGGCCATTCTGTTCGCCTACGAGGAATCCCGGGCCCAGTTGCTGCGCAACGCAACCAGCTGGGGCATCGACTTCGAGCAGATGGAGCAGGATGGCTTGCTCAAGATCATCTGTGCCTATCCGGAGTCCACCGGGTTGGAAGATCACCTTCAGATCATCAAGACGGAGATCAGCCAGTTCAAGCCCTCCCGGATGGCCATCGATTCCCTGAGTGCCCTGGCCCGAGGGGTGAGCCACAACGCCTTCCGGCAGTTCGTGATCGGGGTGACCGGCTATGCCAAGCAGGAGGAGATCGCCGGTTTCTTCACCAACACCTCAGAGGAGTTCATGGGCAGTCACTCGATCACTGACTCCCACATCTCCACGATCACCGACACGATCCTTCTGCTGCAGTATGTGGAGATCCGTGGGGAAATGGCCCGTGCCTTGAATGTGTTCAAGATGCGGGGCTCCTGGCATGACAAAGGCATCCGTGAGTTCGTGATCACGGGCAACGGCCCGGAGATCAAGGATTCCTTCTCCAACTTCGAGCGCATCATCAGCGGCGTTCCCCATCGGGTCACCACCGACGAGCGCAGCGAGCTTTCCCGCATCGTGCGCGGCGTGTCGGACGACCGCTGA
- the fabZ gene encoding 3-hydroxyacyl-ACP dehydratase FabZ, whose translation MLQAEQIQGLLPHRYPFALVDRVIAHEPGRRAVAIKNVTLNEPHFQGHFPGRPLMPGVLIVEAMAQVGGLIVTQMPDLPKGLFVFAGIDGVRFRRPVVPGDQLRISCELISLKRKRFGKVAAEATVDGELACSGELMFSLVD comes from the coding sequence GTGCTCCAGGCGGAGCAGATCCAGGGTCTGCTGCCCCACCGCTACCCTTTTGCGCTGGTGGACCGGGTGATCGCGCATGAGCCCGGCAGGCGCGCGGTGGCGATCAAGAACGTGACCCTCAACGAACCCCACTTCCAGGGGCACTTCCCGGGTCGCCCGCTCATGCCCGGGGTGCTGATCGTCGAGGCGATGGCCCAGGTGGGGGGATTGATCGTCACCCAGATGCCCGATCTGCCCAAGGGGCTGTTCGTCTTTGCCGGCATCGACGGCGTGCGCTTCCGCCGCCCCGTGGTGCCGGGCGACCAGCTGCGCATCAGCTGCGAGCTGATCAGCCTCAAGCGCAAGCGCTTCGGCAAGGTGGCGGCCGAGGCCACGGTCGACGGGGAACTGGCCTGCTCCGGTGAACTGATGTTCTCACTGGTGGACTGA
- the lpxC gene encoding UDP-3-O-acyl-N-acetylglucosamine deacetylase, producing MGPWPADYSQAWTLASAVDRSGVGLHSGSTGRVRLEPSERPGYWLGWLDQPSLPLVRLTPAAVHSTTLCTALQLGGRHVSTVEHLLAALAGTGVSQAVLLVEGEEIPLLDGSALPWVEAIAEAGLEALSSPVAAPAPQAPLTLHQGDGFVTALPGSGLRLGAAIDFSDAAIGRQMLSLALTPATFVAEIAPARTFGLRSQVDQLRAAGLIRGGCLDNALVCDGDRWLNPPLRFADEPVRHKILDLLGDLALVGLPRAQVFAFRGSHGLHIALAAALAELPCPASHPA from the coding sequence GTGGGGCCCTGGCCAGCTGATTACTCTCAGGCCTGGACTCTGGCCTCCGCCGTGGACCGCAGCGGCGTGGGGCTGCACAGCGGCAGCACCGGGCGGGTGCGTCTCGAGCCCTCGGAGCGGCCGGGCTACTGGCTCGGCTGGCTCGATCAACCTTCCCTGCCGCTGGTGCGCCTCACCCCGGCCGCCGTGCACAGCACCACCCTGTGCACGGCGCTCCAGCTGGGTGGCCGTCACGTGTCCACCGTGGAGCACCTGCTGGCGGCCCTGGCGGGCACGGGGGTGAGCCAGGCGGTTCTGCTGGTGGAGGGGGAGGAGATTCCCCTGCTGGATGGTTCCGCCCTGCCCTGGGTGGAGGCCATCGCCGAAGCGGGCCTGGAGGCCCTCTCCTCTCCAGTGGCCGCACCGGCACCGCAGGCGCCGCTCACGCTGCACCAGGGGGACGGATTCGTCACGGCCCTGCCCGGTTCCGGCCTGCGCCTGGGAGCCGCGATCGACTTCAGCGATGCGGCGATCGGCAGGCAGATGCTGTCGCTGGCGCTCACTCCGGCCACGTTCGTGGCCGAGATCGCCCCGGCCCGCACCTTCGGCCTGCGCTCCCAGGTGGATCAGCTGCGGGCCGCCGGCCTGATCCGGGGGGGATGTCTCGACAATGCCCTGGTCTGCGACGGCGACCGGTGGCTGAATCCACCGCTGCGGTTTGCCGATGAACCGGTGCGCCATAAAATCCTGGATCTGTTGGGCGACCTGGCACTGGTCGGTCTGCCAAGGGCCCAGGTGTTTGCCTTCCGCGGCTCCCATGGTCTTCACATCGCCCTGGCTGCCGCCCTGGCGGAGCTGCCCTGCCCGGCCTCCCACCCTGCTTGA
- a CDS encoding ATP-binding protein, with the protein MSEHPYGSGTLAAWRRALDRWWAEFSLQTKLLAVATLVVSLLMTGITFFALNGIQRDARMSDTRYARDLGLLLSANVTPLVAEGNDRELASVAERFWRSSRSLRYIFFADPDGVIYLGIPIGGTSGSSELLLSRRLELPPDIQKRPDNPLIRHHLTPDGQVTDVFVPMVSEGRYFGVLALGINPNETLLASAALTREVTVAVFISIWVLVILGAVFNALTITQPVKELLRGVRQVAGGNFGARIALPIGGELGELLEGFNAMTAELEVYKAANIEELTAAQVKQESLIATMADGAVLLDANGAIVLANPTARRLFRWEGRKLEGQELITELPERLAIELHSALENVMIGQQEAADVRCNVGEPPRTLRIVLQPVRDASGESLKGIAMTVQDLTREVELNAAQSRFISNVSHELRTPLFNIKSYVETLHDLGDQLSEEEKKEFLGIANAETDRLTRLVNDVLDLSRLESDRAWSFEPLEVGPAIEQTLRTYRLNAEDKGVKLLFESEEPLPRVLANWDLLLQVFDNLVGNALKFTAEGGQIVLRAYPWPDRCLIDPDALPSGDLPHCDLTSPLPRLRIEIGDSGCGISEADQDRIFERFFRVENAVHFEAGTGLGLSIVRGILDKHGTQIRMVSEPGIGTSFWFELPLEDSDQDELRLTAERRADAAERATQAMAEAALPG; encoded by the coding sequence ATGAGTGAGCACCCATACGGCTCCGGCACCCTGGCAGCCTGGCGCCGGGCCCTGGACCGCTGGTGGGCGGAATTCAGCCTCCAGACCAAGCTGCTGGCGGTGGCCACCCTGGTGGTGAGCCTGTTGATGACGGGCATCACCTTCTTCGCGCTCAACGGGATCCAGCGGGATGCCCGCATGAGCGACACCCGCTACGCACGGGATCTGGGCCTGCTGCTCTCCGCCAACGTCACTCCCCTGGTGGCGGAAGGGAACGACAGGGAACTGGCCTCGGTGGCGGAACGGTTCTGGCGCTCCAGCCGCAGCCTCCGCTACATCTTCTTCGCCGATCCCGATGGGGTGATCTATCTGGGCATTCCGATCGGCGGCACCTCCGGGAGCAGCGAGCTGCTGCTCAGCCGCCGCCTGGAACTGCCGCCAGACATCCAGAAGCGTCCGGACAATCCCCTGATCCGTCATCACCTCACCCCCGACGGACAGGTGACGGACGTGTTCGTGCCGATGGTGAGTGAGGGCCGCTACTTCGGCGTGCTCGCCCTCGGCATCAATCCCAACGAAACCCTGCTGGCCAGTGCCGCCCTCACCCGGGAGGTGACCGTGGCCGTGTTCATCTCGATCTGGGTGCTGGTGATCCTGGGGGCCGTGTTCAACGCCCTCACCATCACCCAGCCGGTGAAGGAACTGCTGCGTGGCGTGCGCCAGGTGGCCGGCGGCAACTTCGGCGCCCGCATCGCCCTGCCGATCGGCGGGGAGCTGGGGGAACTGCTCGAAGGCTTCAACGCCATGACGGCCGAGCTGGAGGTCTACAAGGCCGCCAACATCGAGGAGCTCACCGCCGCCCAGGTGAAGCAGGAATCCCTGATCGCCACCATGGCCGATGGGGCCGTTCTGCTCGACGCCAATGGCGCCATCGTGCTGGCCAACCCCACGGCGCGCCGGTTGTTCCGCTGGGAGGGCCGCAAGCTGGAGGGCCAGGAGCTGATCACCGAGCTGCCGGAGCGGCTGGCGATTGAACTCCACTCCGCCCTGGAAAACGTGATGATCGGCCAGCAGGAGGCGGCCGATGTGCGCTGCAACGTCGGCGAGCCGCCCCGCACCCTGCGCATCGTTCTGCAACCCGTACGGGATGCCAGCGGCGAATCCCTCAAGGGGATCGCCATGACCGTTCAGGACCTCACGCGGGAGGTGGAACTCAATGCGGCCCAGAGCCGCTTCATCAGCAACGTGTCCCACGAGTTGCGCACGCCGCTGTTCAACATCAAGAGCTACGTGGAAACGCTCCACGACCTGGGCGATCAACTCTCCGAGGAGGAGAAGAAGGAATTCCTGGGCATCGCCAATGCGGAAACCGACCGGCTCACCCGGCTGGTCAACGATGTGCTCGACCTGTCCCGACTGGAATCAGACCGTGCCTGGAGCTTTGAACCGCTCGAGGTGGGCCCCGCCATCGAACAGACACTCCGCACCTACCGGCTCAATGCCGAGGACAAGGGGGTGAAGCTGCTGTTCGAGTCCGAGGAACCGCTGCCGCGCGTGCTCGCCAACTGGGATCTGCTGCTCCAGGTGTTCGACAATCTGGTGGGCAATGCCCTCAAGTTCACAGCGGAAGGGGGTCAGATCGTGCTGCGGGCCTATCCCTGGCCAGACCGCTGCCTGATCGATCCCGATGCCCTGCCCAGCGGGGATCTGCCCCACTGCGATCTCACCTCCCCACTGCCACGGCTGAGGATCGAGATCGGCGACAGCGGCTGCGGCATCTCGGAAGCCGATCAGGACCGGATCTTCGAACGGTTTTTCCGCGTGGAGAACGCCGTGCACTTCGAAGCGGGCACCGGGCTCGGTCTTTCGATCGTGCGCGGCATTCTCGACAAGCACGGCACCCAGATCCGGATGGTCAGCGAGCCGGGCATCGGCACGAGCTTCTGGTTCGAGCTTCCCCTGGAGGACTCCGACCAGGATGAGCTGCGACTGACGGCGGAACGGCGGGCGGATGCGGCCGAACGGGCCACCCAGGCCATGGCCGAAGCCGCTCTACCTGGCTGA
- a CDS encoding circadian clock protein KaiA, which translates to MPESVLTVASLVHDPALQAAVARWLAGGRYALVRVDPSDDPVAALERLREDFDALLIEEGSVDPSVFAGLNQRGLVLPAVVIGAVTGEVTVHEAEVRLPPDQLEQLPYSLDAALSRFLRRGVMNPADGEEAAEAGPASGDAAAGREAGEAGETGAPVPMPWRLDDRLRERLGLLGVFYKRDPSRFLRNLPLTEQNELRRSLERSYRDLLLNYFRNPSAANQALESFVNTAFFSDLSITTTVQIHMDLIDSFSDRLRLEGHKTDFLQDYRLALLDVMAHLCEMYRRSIPPDVPLIRFSAST; encoded by the coding sequence ATGCCCGAATCGGTTCTCACCGTTGCCTCTCTCGTCCATGACCCCGCACTCCAGGCCGCCGTCGCCCGCTGGCTGGCGGGTGGGAGGTATGCCCTCGTGCGGGTCGATCCCAGTGACGACCCGGTGGCTGCCCTCGAGCGGCTGCGGGAGGACTTCGATGCCCTGCTCATCGAGGAGGGCAGCGTGGATCCCAGCGTGTTCGCCGGCCTGAACCAGCGGGGGCTGGTGCTGCCAGCCGTGGTGATCGGCGCGGTCACGGGGGAGGTGACCGTGCACGAGGCGGAGGTGCGCCTGCCCCCCGACCAGCTCGAGCAGCTGCCCTACAGCCTCGATGCGGCCCTGTCCCGGTTTCTGCGCCGGGGGGTGATGAACCCGGCCGATGGTGAGGAGGCCGCCGAGGCGGGGCCGGCGTCCGGCGACGCGGCCGCCGGACGCGAAGCTGGCGAGGCAGGGGAGACCGGTGCCCCCGTGCCCATGCCCTGGCGGCTCGATGACCGCCTCAGGGAGCGGCTCGGTCTGCTGGGGGTGTTCTACAAGCGCGATCCCTCCCGCTTCCTGCGCAACCTGCCGCTCACGGAGCAGAACGAACTCAGGCGCTCACTGGAGAGGAGTTATCGCGATCTCCTGCTCAATTACTTCCGCAATCCATCCGCAGCCAACCAGGCCCTGGAGAGCTTTGTGAACACTGCCTTCTTCAGCGATCTTTCGATCACCACCACGGTTCAGATCCACATGGATCTGATCGACTCCTTTTCCGATCGGCTACGTCTGGAGGGCCACAAGACGGACTTCCTGCAGGACTACCGCCTGGCGTTGCTGGATGTGATGGCCCACCTGTGTGAGATGTATCGGCGCTCCATACCTCCCGACGTGCCATTGATTCGCTTTTCCGCATCAACTTGA
- the purC gene encoding phosphoribosylaminoimidazolesuccinocarboxamide synthase, whose product MSAYALASLLHEGKAKRVHATDRPDLVAVEFKDDATAFNALKKAQLSGKGWHNCQISALLFEQLASQDIPTHYRGLAEAEHGGNWMLVRPVRIIPIEVVIRNRAAGSLCRQMPIHAGTPLEPPLLDLYYKDDGLGDPLLTEARLERLALLTAEERADVERLAREVNTALVKVFDRVGLILVDFKIELGYTADGQLVVADEISPDTCRLWDRAVEDVNERILDKDRFRQDLGGVVEAYGQVLKRLQGVCPEPLIYR is encoded by the coding sequence ATGAGCGCCTACGCCCTCGCTTCCCTCCTGCATGAAGGCAAGGCCAAGCGGGTCCACGCCACCGACCGTCCCGATCTGGTGGCCGTGGAGTTCAAGGACGACGCCACGGCCTTCAATGCGCTCAAGAAGGCCCAGCTGAGCGGCAAGGGCTGGCACAACTGCCAGATCTCCGCCCTGCTGTTCGAGCAGCTGGCGAGCCAGGACATTCCCACCCACTACCGGGGCCTGGCGGAAGCAGAGCACGGCGGCAACTGGATGCTCGTGCGGCCGGTGCGAATCATTCCCATCGAGGTGGTGATCCGCAATCGCGCCGCCGGATCGCTGTGCCGGCAGATGCCGATCCATGCGGGCACCCCTCTGGAGCCCCCGCTGCTCGATCTCTACTACAAGGACGACGGCCTGGGAGATCCCCTGCTGACCGAAGCCAGGTTGGAGCGCCTCGCGCTGCTGACCGCGGAGGAGCGCGCAGACGTGGAGCGCCTGGCGCGGGAGGTGAACACGGCCCTGGTGAAGGTGTTCGATCGGGTGGGGCTGATCCTGGTGGATTTCAAGATCGAACTGGGCTACACGGCGGACGGGCAGCTGGTGGTGGCCGATGAAATCAGCCCCGACACCTGCCGGCTGTGGGATCGGGCCGTCGAGGATGTCAACGAACGGATCCTGGACAAGGATCGCTTCCGGCAGGACCTCGGAGGAGTCGTCGAAGCCTATGGGCAGGTTCTCAAACGGCTCCAAGGGGTGTGTCCCGAACCCTTGATCTACCGGTAA
- the kaiB gene encoding circadian clock protein KaiB — protein MSPRKTYILKLYVAGNTPNSMRALKTLRNILEMEFKGVYALKVIDVLVNPQLAEEDKILATPTLTKILPPPVRRIIGDLSDRERVLIGLDLLYDELTDDEGFDALPLASPASEPDASLPAVPSEGARSVDGLNPPA, from the coding sequence ATGTCACCACGAAAAACCTACATCCTGAAGCTTTATGTGGCTGGAAATACGCCCAATTCCATGCGTGCGCTCAAGACCTTGCGCAATATTCTGGAAATGGAATTCAAGGGTGTCTATGCTCTCAAGGTGATCGATGTGCTTGTGAATCCCCAGTTGGCGGAGGAGGATAAGATCCTCGCCACCCCCACGCTGACCAAGATCCTTCCGCCTCCCGTGCGGCGCATCATCGGTGATCTGAGTGATCGTGAGCGGGTGCTGATCGGCCTCGATCTTCTCTACGACGAACTCACTGATGATGAGGGCTTCGATGCTCTCCCTCTGGCATCTCCGGCCTCAGAGCCCGATGCCAGCCTTCCCGCCGTTCCTTCGGAGGGAGCCCGTTCGGTGGATGGGCTCAACCCTCCAGCCTGA